GCGCGGCATAAGACCGGCGTCGAGATCCATCCCGGCGCGAAAATCGGAAAGGGACTGTTCATCGACCACGGGATGGGCGTCGTGATCGGCGAAACCACGGAAATCGGCGACAACTGCACCTTGTATCAGGGCGTGACGCTGGGCGGGACCGGAAAGGACCACGGGAAGCGCCACCCGACGCTCGGCAACAACGTGCTGGTCGGAGCGGGCGCAAAGATTTTGGGCCCGTTCACGGTGGGCGACAACGCTCGTGTCGCCGCGGGCGCCGTGGTGCTCAGCGAGGTTCCCCCGAACGCCACGGCGGTCGGGGTTCCGGCCAAGATCGTGAGCATCAACGGCAGGCGGCCGAACAATCTGGATCAGATTCACCTGACCGACCCCGTCATGTCGGAGCTCCAGCGCCTGAGCGACGAATGCGACAATCTGCGCGGACAGGTGCAGCAGCTTCAGCAGCAGACGGTGCGGCAGGAAAAATAATTCTTTTTCGGGGAATCCTATAGCATTTCCGGTTGAGATGCGGGATTCGTTTTTGTTCTTCCCCTTCGGCGGGGGAAGAACAAAGCGGGTTTGCAATCGCAGGCTGGAATTGCTGCATTTCATGATTGTATTGCGCTTTGCGCAGGAGGTAAAGGATGAAGATTTATAATACACTGACCAGGCGGAAGGAAGAATTTGTCCCCATCACTCCGGGGGAGGCGAAAATCTATGCCTGCGGCCCCACGGTTTATAATTTTATCCATATCGGCAACGCTAGGCCGATCTGCGTCTTCGACGTGCTGCGCCGCTATTTGGAGTACCGCGGCATGAAGGTGACTTTTGTCCAGAACTTTACGGACATCGACGACAAGATCATCCGCAAAGCGAACGAAGAGGGCACCGATTATCTGACCATTTCCCACCGGTACATGGATGAGTACCGCACGGACGCGAAAGGCCTGAACGTGCGCCCCGCCACGTTCCACCCGCTGGCGACGGAAAATATCGGCGAAATCATCCGGATCATCTCCACCCTGGTGGAAAAGGGGTTCGCCTATCCCGCGCCGAACGGCGATGTGTATTTCCGCACTAGGAAATTCCCGGAGTACGGAAAGCTGTCGCATCAGCCGCTGGATGACCTGAAGGCCGGCGCGCGCATCGACGTGGGGGAGCAGAAGGAAGACGCGATGGATTTTGCCGTGTGGAAGGGCTCGAAGCCCGGCGAGCCGAGCTGGGACTCCCCGTGGGGAGGCGGCCGGCCGGGCTGGCATATCGAGTGCTCCGCGATGGCGCGCCGCTATCTGGGCGAAACCATCGACATCCACTGCGGCGGGCAGGACCTGATCTTCCCGCACCACGAAAACGAGATCGCGCAGAGCGAATGCTGCAACGGCGTCCCGTTCGCCCATTACTGGATGCACAACGGCTATATCAACGTCGACAATCATAAGATGAGCAAATCGCTGAACAACTTCTTCACCGTGCGGGATGTCGCGCAGAAATACGGCTATGAGCCGATCCGCTTCCTGATGGTGGCTTCGCACTACCGCAGCCCGATCAATTACAGCGCCGAGGTGATCGAGCAGTGCAAAGCCGCGCTGGAACGCCTTTATAACTGTCGGGACAACCTGACGTTCGCGCTCGGAAATGCCCCGACAGGGGAAAAGGAAGGGGAAGCGGAGGACCGCAAGCGCCTTTCCGGCTGCCGCGCGCGCTTTATCGAGGCGATGGATGACGACCTCAACACGGCGGACGCGGTCACCGCGCTGTTCGAGCTCGCACGCGACATCAACACGCACCTGATCCCCGGAAACAAGAGCAGGGAGCTGTACACGTTCGCGCTGAATCTGTACGACGAGCTCGCCGGGGTGCTGGGGCTTCTGTACCGGAAAAAGGAGCAGCCGCTCGACGAGGAGATCGGGGCGCTGATCGAACAGCGCAGCCAGGCCCGCAAAGCGAAGGACTGGGCCACGGCGGACCGCATCCGCGACGAGCTGAAAGCGCGCCATGTCGTGCTGGAGGATACCCCGCAGGGCATCAAATGGAAGATTGTGGAATAAAAACAAATGAAGTATTCTGACTTGTCCAGAGGAAGGAACAGGATATGGCAAAGGAAAGCAAAACGAATGTGATGCGCATTCTGGATAAAGCGAAGATTCCCTACAAGCCTTATTTTTACGACCATCGGGACGGCGCGATAGACGGCGTTTCAGTTGCCCATAAGCTGGGGCAGCCCGTGGAGCAGGTCTTTAAAACGCTGGTCACGCGCGGGGCCGACGGGGATTATTTCGTGTTCGTCGTGCCGGTCGCGGGGGAGCTGAACCTGAAAGCCGCCGCCAGGGCCGTGGGGGAAAAGTCCGTCGAGATGATCCATGTGAGCGAAATCAACGGGGTGACGGGCTATATCCGCGGCGGCTGTTCCCCGATCGGGATGAAGAAAAATTACCGCACGGTCATCGACGATTCGTGCGAAAACCAGCCCACCATCATGGTCAGCGGGGGAAAGATCGGCACACAGGTCGAGCTTTCCCCGCGCGCCCTTCTGGATTTCATCGGCGCTTCCACCGCGCCGATCGCGGAGTAAGTGCGGCGTTGACATGCATACCGGAATCAGGTATAATAAGCAGAAAGTGATCGAATCGAATCGAACGGCCGGGTTTCATGGAATGGATTGTCTGCTTTTCGGGAAGCGGTTGTTACCGCGGAACGCCTTCTTTCTGTGAAGTTTTTAATAGGTGGGTAACCGGTATGGATGAAAAGAAAACAGAACAAAAAGCTACCTTTATCATCAAGGTGCTGTACAGGCAGAACGCCACCTGGCAGGGCACGGTCCACTGGGTGGAAAAGAATCTGGACAGGCCGTTCCGAAGCGAGATGGAATTGCTGAAGCTGATGAACAGTGCCGGGGATAAAAAGTGGGAAGAGATCCTTTCCGGCGGGGCGGAAAGCCCGGCGGCGCCGGAGAATTCCGCGCGCCCGAAAGGGTAGGCGGCCTCTTTTTTCTGGCTCTTCGGCGGAACGGTATTTTGTTTCAACTTTTTGCAGCAAATCTCTTGACAGAGGATGGACAAAATGATATAGTATTCAGGTACTGCAATTCTTGTGCTGGTGTAGCTCAGTTGGTAGAGCAGCTGATTTGTAATCAGCAGGTCGGGGGTTCAAGTCCGTCCACCAGCTCCACCTTTTTCACCAGGCTGTACCGGACTTGAACCCTAGGAGGGTTTTTGCGTAAAGAAAATCTGCCGGTGGCAGATTTTTAGCAAAAAAGGGCGCGGCGGCTATGCCGCAAGCCCGGAAAACGCAAGCGGAGCGCGGCGGTTTCGTCCGTCCACCAGCTCCACCTTTTTCACCAGGCTGTGCCGGACTTGAACCCTAAGAGGGTTTTTGCGTACTCATAATCAATCAAAAGAGTTTTGTTTTTGGACAAAGCTCCTGATATGGAGGAGTTCCCGAGTGGCCAAAGGGGGCAGACTGTAAATCTGTTGCTTTATAGCTTCGATGGTCCGAATCCATCCTCCTCCACCAGCGGCGAAGCGCCGTAGCAAAACGCACCTCACTTTTGTGGGGTGCGTTTTGCTTTGTGCCCGCGACGGAATTTGTATCTATAGTAGGCAACACACTAAAGAAAGACATATCTTCCGCGGAAGGTATGTCTTTCTTTATGTAAAAGCAGAAATACCTACTCTTTTTTATGTAATTTGGGGTATTGAATAATCAGGGTTCAAGCACAAAGTGAACAATCTGAAATTTATCACGCAGAGTATAAAATTTTATTTGCATCATTTTTCCAAGAGAAAGCCCACATGGTCGCTGAGACCATGCGGGCTTTCTCTTTATCTGCCGCCGGACAGCCGGTGGGTTTTTATGACTTCAGGTTCAACGGATCCCCATTTTCATCAAAATGGAAATTCGAAGGGCCACCGACAATTTCCATGCTTTTTATTTTCCGGGCTTCTCAATGGCCGAACCGCCCTTTTAGAACCGGATCAGACCATGCTTTCGGGTATCGGAGAACACACGGCCCGCCCGCCGGGGCTGCTTTTTCCATTGGAATCCTGATTGCGGTAGCGGCCTCCTATCCTTGAGAGCCGCGGATGCGTTGGCCCGCCCATGTACTCCTGAAAACGGCCGATCACTTCAGCGCCGATTCCGACTCGGCACTTTCCGTCAGGCTGGCGGCCCGTTGCTTATTGATCTGATGAATCCGCCAGGGAGCAAAGACCAGGCCGCCAACAATAAAGGTGGGAATGCGAAGGAACGAGATGAGCTGATATCCCTTCGTGACCAGAGCGACGACGCCAAGCTGCGCCAGAAGCAGCGACACACCCAGAAGAACGGTCCCGAAAATCATGTCCACAACAGCCTGGTTATACTTTTTTCTGGGGTTAAACCAGGGCCCGAAGCGCGCGCAGACAGCCACCACGTCCGACATGGAAACATAGGCCAAAAACAGGCCCACGCTGTAAATGACGGACAAAATACCAGTAGAACCAAAACGCTCGACGATCATGTCATAAATCGGAATCACGCTTGTGCTGATCCCGGGCATGCGGGACAGAACGGCGAGAGAAACGACAAACAGCATAAATCCATTGAGAAAGCCGCCGAAAATAGCCATCACCTTATTGTCATTTTTACTGGTGAATTTTCCCGAAATCGCTATGTAAGCACTGCAAAATCCAACCTGTATGCCGGTATACCACAACATATCACCGATTGCCGATCCCGTTGAAACGTTGAACGTCTCTTTGGTCTGTACAATATGCGTCACACCGGACCAGTTCTCTTTCAGCAGAATAGCCGCCACGATGAGAATGCAGGAAGTCATGATCACGCCGAGAGGCAGGTCGATTTTCGCCATTATGGTCGCGCCGAACATGGAGATCGCGACAACAATCAGCAGGCACAGAAGCGTTCCAAGAAAATAATTCATACCCAAAGCCTGATTCAGAAAGGTTCCCGCGCCGGCAAGCACCGTGCTGCTGTTTACCAGGAGGGAGACCAAGACGATCACGTCGAAAACAACCACCATCACTTTTCCGACGGCTTCTTTTTTGGAATACAGCGAGAACGCCACGTCCTTGTAGCTGTCGGCGCGAATCAGACGCGAATATTCTCCCATGTAGTAAAAAACGAAACCAAGAATAATAAATGGGATGATCGTGGTGACAAGCGACAGCCATCCTGCCCTTGTAAAATATTTTAATAAAGTTAAACCGGAGCAAAACCCCGCTCCGCAATGATTGCCAAACCATGCAAAAGCAGCGCCGATTGCTACTACCCACTGAACTTTGGGCTGATTGACCTTTTTCATCTTCACATCTCCTCAATATTGATGATATTGCCTGCACCCACAGGCTCTGAAAGGTTGCTTTGACAAAGAAACGCGCTGTTTTTTCACGAAACCTTTTTCAGCAAGATGGCTCCCGAATT
This window of the Ruminococcaceae bacterium BL-6 genome carries:
- the cysE gene encoding serine O-acetyltransferase (Evidence 2a : Function from experimental evidences in other organisms; PubMedId : 7510287, 10737181, 10939241, 17056751, 18974048, 25731080; Product type e : enzyme); this encodes MQIWKNITSKWKDFIEEIDSVIDRDPAARTRLEVFLLYSGFKAVRMHRRANWFYRHNMKLIARYLSQRARHKTGVEIHPGAKIGKGLFIDHGMGVVIGETTEIGDNCTLYQGVTLGGTGKDHGKRHPTLGNNVLVGAGAKILGPFTVGDNARVAAGAVVLSEVPPNATAVGVPAKIVSINGRRPNNLDQIHLTDPVMSELQRLSDECDNLRGQVQQLQQQTVRQEK
- the cysS gene encoding dual cysteinyl-tRNA synthetase; cysteine persulfide synthase (Evidence 2a : Function from experimental evidences in other organisms; PubMedId : 10024179, 10546897, 10931887, 12682299, 29079736; Product type e : enzyme), with the protein product MKIYNTLTRRKEEFVPITPGEAKIYACGPTVYNFIHIGNARPICVFDVLRRYLEYRGMKVTFVQNFTDIDDKIIRKANEEGTDYLTISHRYMDEYRTDAKGLNVRPATFHPLATENIGEIIRIISTLVEKGFAYPAPNGDVYFRTRKFPEYGKLSHQPLDDLKAGARIDVGEQKEDAMDFAVWKGSKPGEPSWDSPWGGGRPGWHIECSAMARRYLGETIDIHCGGQDLIFPHHENEIAQSECCNGVPFAHYWMHNGYINVDNHKMSKSLNNFFTVRDVAQKYGYEPIRFLMVASHYRSPINYSAEVIEQCKAALERLYNCRDNLTFALGNAPTGEKEGEAEDRKRLSGCRARFIEAMDDDLNTADAVTALFELARDINTHLIPGNKSRELYTFALNLYDELAGVLGLLYRKKEQPLDEEIGALIEQRSQARKAKDWATADRIRDELKARHVVLEDTPQGIKWKIVE
- the yjdI gene encoding Putative Cys-tRNA(Pro)/Cys-tRNA(Cys) deacylase YjdI (Evidence 3 : Putative function from multiple computational evidences) — protein: MAKESKTNVMRILDKAKIPYKPYFYDHRDGAIDGVSVAHKLGQPVEQVFKTLVTRGADGDYFVFVVPVAGELNLKAAARAVGEKSVEMIHVSEINGVTGYIRGGCSPIGMKKNYRTVIDDSCENQPTIMVSGGKIGTQVELSPRALLDFIGASTAPIAE
- a CDS encoding conserved protein of unknown function (Evidence 4 : Unknown function but conserved in other organisms); this translates as MDEKKTEQKATFIIKVLYRQNATWQGTVHWVEKNLDRPFRSEMELLKLMNSAGDKKWEEILSGGAESPAAPENSARPKG
- a CDS encoding protein of unknown function (Evidence 5 : Unknown function), yielding MSFFSVLPTIDTNSVAGTKQNAPHKSEVRFATALRRWWRRMDSDHRSYKATDLQSAPFGHSGTPPYQELCPKTKLF
- a CDS encoding protein of unknown function (Evidence 5 : Unknown function), whose protein sequence is MIGRFQEYMGGPTHPRLSRIGGRYRNQDSNGKSSPGGRAVCSPIPESMV
- a CDS encoding conserved membrane protein of unknown function (Evidence 4 : Unknown function but conserved in other organisms), which gives rise to MKKVNQPKVQWVVAIGAAFAWFGNHCGAGFCSGLTLLKYFTRAGWLSLVTTIIPFIILGFVFYYMGEYSRLIRADSYKDVAFSLYSKKEAVGKVMVVVFDVIVLVSLLVNSSTVLAGAGTFLNQALGMNYFLGTLLCLLIVVAISMFGATIMAKIDLPLGVIMTSCILIVAAILLKENWSGVTHIVQTKETFNVSTGSAIGDMLWYTGIQVGFCSAYIAISGKFTSKNDNKVMAIFGGFLNGFMLFVVSLAVLSRMPGISTSVIPIYDMIVERFGSTGILSVIYSVGLFLAYVSMSDVVAVCARFGPWFNPRKKYNQAVVDMIFGTVLLGVSLLLAQLGVVALVTKGYQLISFLRIPTFIVGGLVFAPWRIHQINKQRAASLTESAESESALK